The DNA window GGGCTACTATAAGATTGCTCGTCACTACCGCTGGGCGCTGGGCCAGGTCTTTGAAAAGTTCAAGTTCTCAGCGGCTGTGGTGGTGGAGGATGATCTGGAGGTGGCTCCGGACTTTTTTGAGTACTTCCAAGCCACATACCCGCTACTGAGGGCTGACCCGTCACTCTGGTGTGTGTCTGCCTGGAATGACAATGGCAAAGAGCAGATGGTGGACTCGAGCAAGCCCGAGCTGCTCTACCGCACAGACTTTTTCCCTGGCCTTGGCTGGCTGCTGTTGGCTGAGCTCTGGGCCGAACTGGAGCCCAAGTGGCCCAAGGCCTTCTGGGACGACTGGATGCGCCGGCCTGAGCAGCGGCAGGGCCGGGCCTGTGTTCGGCCTGAAATCTCCAGAACGATGACCTTTGGCCGCAAGGGTGTGAGCCATGGGCAGTTCTTTGACCAGCACCTCAAGTTTATCAAGCTGAACCAGCACTTTGTGCCCTTCACACAGCTGGACTTGTCATACCTGCGACGGGAGGCCTATGACAGGGATTTCCTCGCACGCGTCTATGGTGCTCCCCTGCTGCAGGTGGAGAAAGTGAGGACCAGTGAGCGGAGTGAGCTGGGGGAGGTGCGGGTGCAGTACACAAGCAGGGACAGCTTCAAGGCCTTCGCCAAGGCCCTGGGAGTCATGGATGACCTCAAGTCTGGTGTCCCCAGGGCCGGCTACCGGGGCATCGTCAGCTTCTTATTCCGGGGCCGCCGTGTCTACTTGGCTCCCCCTGAGACCTGGGATGGCTATGATCCT is part of the Sus scrofa isolate TJ Tabasco breed Duroc chromosome 2, Sscrofa11.1, whole genome shotgun sequence genome and encodes:
- the MGAT1 gene encoding alpha-1,3-mannosyl-glycoprotein 2-beta-N-acetylglucosaminyltransferase isoform X1 — protein: MLKKQSAGLVLWGAILFVAWNALLLLFFWTRPAPGRLPSDSALDDDPASLTREVIRLAQDAEVELERQRGLLQQIREHHARWSQRWRVPTVAPPVPPRVPVTSAPTVIPILVIACDRSTVRRCLDKLLHYRPSAEHFPIIVSQDCGHEETAQVIASYGSAVTHIRQPDLSNIVVPPDHRKFQGYYKIARHYRWALGQVFEKFKFSAAVVVEDDLEVAPDFFEYFQATYPLLRADPSLWCVSAWNDNGKEQMVDSSKPELLYRTDFFPGLGWLLLAELWAELEPKWPKAFWDDWMRRPEQRQGRACVRPEISRTMTFGRKGVSHGQFFDQHLKFIKLNQHFVPFTQLDLSYLRREAYDRDFLARVYGAPLLQVEKVRTSERSELGEVRVQYTSRDSFKAFAKALGVMDDLKSGVPRAGYRGIVSFLFRGRRVYLAPPETWDGYDPSWN